The Bos indicus x Bos taurus breed Angus x Brahman F1 hybrid chromosome 13, Bos_hybrid_MaternalHap_v2.0, whole genome shotgun sequence genome includes a region encoding these proteins:
- the CSTF1 gene encoding cleavage stimulation factor subunit 1 encodes MYRTKVGLKDRQQLYKLIISQLLYDGYISIANGLINEIKPQSVCAPSEQLLHLIKLGMENDDSAVQYAIGRSDTVAPGTGIDLEFDADVQTMSPEASEYETCYVTSHKGPCRVATYSRDGQLIATGSADASIKILDTERMLAKSAMPIEVMMNETAQQNMENHPVIRTLYDHVDEVTCLAFHPTEQILASGSRDYTLKLFDYSKPSAKRAFKYIQEAEMLRSISFHPSGDFILVGTQHPTLRLYDINTFQCFVSCNPQDQHTDAICSVNYNPSANMYVTGSKDGCIKLWDGVSNRCITTFEKAHDGAEVCSAIFSKNSKYILSSGKDSVAKLWEISTGRTLVRYTGAGLSGRQVHRTQAVFNHTEDYVLLPDERTISLCCWDSRTAERRNLLSLGHNNIVRCIVHSPTNPGFMTCSDDFRARFWYRRSTTD; translated from the exons ATGTACAGAACCAAAGTGGGCTTGAAGGACCGCCAGCAGCTGTACAAGCTGATCATTAGCCAGCTGCTCTATGATGGCTATATCAGCATTGCCAATGGCCTCATCAATGAGATCAAGCCGCAATCTGTGTGTGCACCCTCGGAGCAGCTCCTGCATCTCATCAAACTTG GAATGGAAAATGACGACAGTGCAGTTCAGTACGCAATTGGTCGGTCAGACACAGTTGCCCCTGGCACAGGAATTGACCTGGAGTTTGATGCAGATGTCCAGACCATGTCCCCAGAAGCATCAGAGTACGAAACCTGCTACGTCACATCCCACAAAGGACCCTGTCGCGTAGCTACCTATAGTAGAGATGGGCAGCTAATAGCTACTGGATCTGCTGACGCGTCCATAAAAATCCTAGACACAGAAAGAATGCTGGCCAAAAGTGCCATGCCGATCGAG GTCATGATGAATGAGACCGCACAGCAGAACATGGAAAACCACCCAGTGATTCGAACTCTTTACGACCACGTGGATGAAGTCACGTGTCTCGCCTTCCACCCAACAGAACAGATCCTCGCCTCTGGTTCAAGGGATTATACTCTTAAATTATTTGATTATTCCAAACCGTCTGCAAAAAGAGCCTTCAAATACATCCAG GAGGCTGAAATGTTGCGCTCCATCTCCTTTCATCCTTCGGGAGACTTTATACTTGTGGGGACTCAGCATCCAACACTTCGACTTTATGACATCAACACATTTCAGTGCTTTGTCTCTTGCAACCCTCAAGATCAGCACACTGATGCCATATGTTCAGTGAATTACAATCCTAGTGCCAACATGTACGTGACTGGTAGCAAGGATGGCTGCATCAAATTATGGGATGGCGTCTCAAATCGATGCATCACAACGTTCGAGAAAGCACATGATGGCGCGGAAGTTTGTTCTgccatcttttcaaaaaattctaaatatattctgtcaagtggaaaagactctgtagCTAAACTTTGGGAAATATCAACAGGACGAACGCTGGTCAGATACACAG GCGCTGGCTTGAGCGGGCGGCAGGTGCACCGGACGCAGGCTGTCTTCAACCACACAGAGGACTACGTGCTGCTGCCCGACGAGAGGACCATCAGCCTGTGCTGCTGGGACTCGCGCACGGCCGAGCGCCGGAACCTGCTCTCCCTGGGCCACAACAACATCGTGCGCTGCATTGTGCACTCGCCCACCAACCCCGGCTTCATGACCTGCAGCGATGACTTCCGGGCACGATTTTGGTACCGGAGGTCAACCACAGACTAG